A region from the Candidatus Tenderia electrophaga genome encodes:
- a CDS encoding PTS fructose transporter subunit IIA, producing MSAGLLIIAHDNVGQSLMETASEILGMCPMALEIISVCAGCEPDDMIESARSAVRRLDSGGGVLILTDMYGSTPSNVANRLGDGVPIKVVAGLNMPMLVRVLNYPSLSLDELVYKAITGGQDGIFVCDQDDS from the coding sequence ATGAGTGCCGGCCTGCTGATCATCGCCCATGACAATGTCGGCCAGTCGCTGATGGAAACCGCTTCAGAGATTCTCGGCATGTGTCCCATGGCGTTGGAAATCATATCCGTGTGTGCGGGCTGTGAACCGGATGACATGATCGAGAGCGCTCGCAGTGCGGTAAGACGCCTGGATTCGGGCGGCGGCGTGTTGATCCTGACCGATATGTACGGTTCCACGCCTAGTAACGTGGCTAACCGGCTCGGCGATGGCGTACCCATCAAGGTAGTGGCGGGGCTGAATATGCCCATGTTGGTACGGGTGTTGAACTATCCTAGCTTGAGTCTCGATGAGCTGGTCTACAAGGCCATTACCGGCGGCCAGGACGGGATTTTCGTTTGTGATCAGGATGATTCGTGA
- a CDS encoding phosphocarrier protein HPr produces MIQKSVTIVNKLGLHARAASKFVKLAGRFESNILLRKGDRESNGKSIMGVMMLAASQGSELELVVEGGDEEQAMQALEALIADRFGEGE; encoded by the coding sequence GTGATTCAAAAAAGCGTGACCATTGTCAACAAACTCGGTCTGCACGCGCGGGCGGCATCGAAATTCGTCAAGCTGGCGGGCCGCTTCGAAAGCAATATACTGCTGCGCAAGGGCGATCGTGAGTCCAACGGCAAGAGCATTATGGGGGTGATGATGCTGGCGGCCAGCCAAGGCAGTGAGCTGGAGCTGGTAGTGGAAGGCGGAGATGAAGAGCAGGCGATGCAGGCCTTGGAGGCCCTAATCGCCGACCGGTTTGGCGAAGGGGAGTAA
- a CDS encoding phosphoenolpyruvate-protein phosphotransferase has translation MASLSLKGVGVSRGIAVGKAYLLQRDQLKVREYLIPPSLVEAEQERFKQAVATAKQQLAEVRQRIPQSTPVDIVSFIDTHLLMLNDKALAQAPLSLIRERGCNAEWALKLQRDALVAVFEDMDDAYLRTRRDDVDHVVDRIQRILLNQVDNIQVMMDGRLKGKVIIADDLSPADTVTMQNEGIVAFVTEFGGPNSHTTILARSLGIPAVVGVKNALRYLRQSEMLVVDGYQGVLLAAPDARGLAHYAQRQREEKRHQSELNKLKELPAVSRDGLAISLQANVEIPEDLAVMNKVAAKGVGLYRTEYLFMNRDQPPDEEEQYQTYREVVKRLRGRPLTIRTLDLGADKTPGYEARPEVRGVVTNPALGLRAIRLCLRDTALFLTQLRAILRVSAEGPINMMIPMLASVQELQQAMVLINQAKEELLREGKPIDENVPVGGMIEVPAAALLAHVFAKQLDFLSIGTNDLVQYTMAADRLDNAVNYLYQPTHPAVLRLIDMTIKAGRKAGIPVAMCGEMAGESRYTRLLLGLGLTEFSMQPAMLPEVKSIIQESDVEQLTKRVRRVLRMSSAPEVDAFLEKLNDLV, from the coding sequence ATGGCGAGCCTGAGTCTAAAAGGCGTCGGCGTTTCCCGTGGCATTGCCGTGGGCAAGGCCTACCTGTTGCAGCGTGATCAGCTTAAGGTGCGGGAATACTTGATACCGCCGAGCCTGGTCGAGGCGGAGCAGGAGCGTTTCAAGCAGGCGGTGGCCACCGCCAAGCAGCAGCTCGCCGAGGTGCGTCAACGTATTCCCCAGTCGACGCCGGTGGACATCGTCTCCTTCATCGACACCCACCTGTTGATGCTCAATGACAAGGCCCTGGCGCAGGCGCCTTTGAGTCTAATCCGCGAACGCGGTTGCAATGCCGAATGGGCGCTGAAGCTGCAGCGCGACGCCCTGGTGGCGGTGTTCGAGGACATGGACGACGCCTATCTGCGCACGCGCCGTGACGACGTCGACCATGTGGTCGACCGCATCCAGCGCATCCTGTTGAACCAGGTCGATAACATCCAGGTGATGATGGACGGCCGTCTCAAGGGCAAGGTCATCATCGCCGACGATCTTTCGCCGGCCGATACGGTCACCATGCAGAACGAAGGCATTGTCGCCTTTGTGACCGAATTCGGCGGCCCCAATTCCCACACCACCATCCTGGCGCGCAGTCTCGGCATTCCCGCCGTGGTCGGCGTGAAGAACGCCCTGCGTTATCTGCGTCAAAGTGAGATGCTGGTGGTGGACGGCTATCAGGGGGTGCTGCTGGCAGCGCCGGATGCACGCGGCCTGGCCCACTACGCACAGCGCCAGCGCGAGGAAAAGCGCCATCAGTCGGAACTCAACAAGCTCAAGGAGCTGCCGGCCGTCAGCCGCGACGGGCTGGCCATCTCTTTGCAGGCCAATGTGGAGATACCCGAAGACCTGGCCGTGATGAACAAGGTGGCGGCCAAGGGGGTCGGTTTGTATCGCACCGAATACCTGTTCATGAATCGCGATCAACCCCCCGACGAAGAGGAGCAGTACCAGACCTACCGCGAGGTGGTGAAACGCCTGCGTGGCCGGCCCTTGACCATCCGCACCCTCGACCTGGGGGCGGATAAGACGCCGGGCTACGAAGCGCGTCCCGAGGTGCGTGGCGTGGTCACCAATCCGGCGCTGGGATTGCGCGCCATTCGTCTGTGTCTACGCGATACCGCCCTGTTTCTTACTCAACTGCGCGCTATTCTGCGCGTCTCGGCCGAAGGCCCCATCAACATGATGATCCCCATGCTGGCCAGTGTGCAGGAGTTGCAACAGGCCATGGTGCTGATCAATCAGGCCAAGGAGGAGCTACTGCGCGAAGGCAAACCCATTGATGAAAATGTTCCCGTCGGCGGTATGATCGAGGTGCCGGCGGCGGCCTTGCTGGCGCACGTGTTTGCCAAACAGCTGGATTTTCTGTCCATCGGCACTAACGATCTGGTGCAGTACACCATGGCAGCGGACCGCCTCGACAATGCCGTCAACTATCTCTATCAGCCCACTCACCCCGCCGTGCTGCGCCTCATCGACATGACCATCAAGGCGGGACGCAAGGCCGGTATTCCGGTGGCCATGTGCGGCGAGATGGCGGGCGAGTCGCGCTATACCCGTTTGTTGCTAGGGTTGGGACTGACCGAATTCAGCATGCAGCCGGCCATGTTGCCGGAGGTCAAAAGCATCATTCAGGAATCGGATGTGGAACAGCTCACTAAACGGGTGCGCCGGGTGTTGCGCATGTCATCCGCCCCGGAGGTGGATGCCTTTCTCGAAAAACTTAACGATTTAGTTTGA
- a CDS encoding magnesium transporter, translating into MAETQEQEKSQTRLQSFAEALESGRLVTIRRMVNELHAAEIAHLLESLPPSERELVWEMVEPDKDGDILSYVNDDVRAKLIHQMETDELVAAAESLDTDDLADILQDLPDMVIHEVLQSMSEQDRFRLEAVLSYPEDTAGGLMNIDTVTVRPNVTIDVVLRYLRLRGQLPEMTDYLYVVNRNDKFLGLLSLADIVTKDPGLMVGQVMIHDFEPIPANMSAREVAGLFERRDLITAPVVDDDGRLLGRITIDDVVDVIREEAEHSIMSMAGLDEEDDIFAPVVVSSRRRGIWLGINLITALIASWVIGLFDATIEKVVALAVLMPIVASMGGIAGSQTLTLVIRGMALGHIGSANAKRILTKELAVGGLNGLLWALVVAVVSTLWFGNYMIGVIIAAAMLINLVAAALAGATIPLFMRRMGIDPALSSSVVLTTVTDVVGFFAFLGLATVVLL; encoded by the coding sequence ATGGCTGAAACTCAAGAACAAGAAAAATCGCAAACGCGCTTGCAGAGTTTTGCCGAGGCGTTGGAGAGTGGCCGCCTGGTCACGATCCGCCGCATGGTGAACGAGTTGCATGCGGCGGAAATCGCCCACTTGCTCGAATCCCTGCCGCCCTCCGAGCGCGAACTGGTGTGGGAGATGGTGGAGCCGGACAAGGACGGCGACATCCTCAGCTACGTCAACGACGATGTGCGCGCCAAGCTGATTCACCAGATGGAGACCGACGAGCTGGTGGCGGCGGCCGAGAGTCTCGACACCGACGACCTGGCCGACATCCTCCAGGATCTGCCCGACATGGTGATCCACGAGGTGCTGCAGTCCATGAGCGAGCAGGATCGCTTCCGGCTCGAGGCGGTACTGTCCTATCCGGAAGACACCGCCGGCGGCTTGATGAACATCGATACCGTCACGGTGCGGCCCAATGTCACCATCGACGTGGTATTGCGCTACCTGCGCCTGCGCGGTCAACTGCCGGAGATGACCGATTACTTGTACGTGGTCAACCGCAACGACAAGTTTCTCGGCCTGCTGTCGCTGGCCGACATCGTCACCAAGGACCCCGGCCTGATGGTGGGCCAGGTGATGATTCACGATTTCGAGCCCATTCCCGCCAACATGTCGGCCAGGGAGGTGGCGGGCCTGTTCGAACGCCGCGACCTGATCACGGCGCCGGTGGTGGACGACGACGGCAGGCTGCTGGGCCGTATCACCATCGACGACGTGGTCGACGTCATTCGCGAAGAGGCCGAGCACTCCATCATGAGCATGGCGGGCCTGGACGAGGAGGACGACATCTTCGCGCCGGTGGTGGTCAGCTCGCGCCGCCGCGGCATTTGGCTCGGCATCAATCTGATCACCGCCCTGATCGCCTCCTGGGTCATTGGCCTGTTCGACGCCACCATAGAAAAGGTGGTAGCACTGGCGGTGCTGATGCCCATCGTCGCCAGCATGGGCGGTATCGCCGGCAGTCAAACCCTTACCCTGGTGATTCGCGGCATGGCGTTGGGCCATATCGGCTCGGCCAATGCCAAGCGCATCCTCACCAAGGAGCTGGCGGTGGGCGGTCTCAACGGGCTGCTGTGGGCCCTGGTAGTGGCCGTGGTCTCCACCCTCTGGTTCGGCAACTACATGATCGGTGTGATTATCGCCGCCGCCATGCTCATCAACCTGGTGGCCGCCGCCCTGGCGGGCGCCACCATCCCCCTGTTCATGCGGCGCATGGGTATCGACCCCGCGCTGTCCTCCTCGGTGGTGCTCACTACCGTCACCGATGTGGTTGGTTTCTTTGCCTTTTTGGGGCTGGCGACAGTGGTTCTACTGTAA
- a CDS encoding hydantoinase: MLLGIDTGGTFTDFVLFDGRALRLHKRLSTPQAPEEAILGGIADLGLDPAQLTIIHGSTVATNAALEGKGVRTAFITNRGFGDMLSIGRQARRELYDLQPEPVAPPVPPDLCLETGGRIAADGTLLEALSADDLKHLREQLQQLKPEAVAINLLFSFIDARAEQAIEDIVPKDIFVSRSSAILPEYKEYERGITTWLNAWIGPRVEQYLQRLQHGLPQTPIAVMQSSGGTLAAAQAGRLAVHMLLSGPAGGLAGARYIGALAGHERLLTFDMGGTSTDVALIDGEPRLTSEGHIGPYPVAVPMVDMHTIGAGGGSIAWIDAGGLLQVGPESAGADPGPACYGRGGAHATVTDANLLLGRLRPDAFLGGEMPLDPDAAHAAVRQLAHQLKLSIEDTAEGIIRIADEHMGQALRVISIQRGMDPRAFTLMPFGGAGGLHVCALAEALGMDRALVPIQGGVLSAFGMLVARRSRELSHTIAAELEHIHAQTLEQEFQNLEQKALAALADEGIAAGQVSLERSLDLRYRGQAFSLNIPWQGLAHSGAAFHQTHEQRYGHRLQHAVELVNIRLRAHGPAPELHIPVLAKNAAPGAASDEARLHGISQPVSVLDRARLAAGQQIDGPALITETVATTLIADHWRCRVDDYGNLLLTRQHRRSG; the protein is encoded by the coding sequence ATGCTACTCGGCATCGACACCGGCGGCACCTTTACCGATTTCGTCCTCTTCGACGGTCGCGCGCTGCGCCTGCACAAACGTCTCTCCACGCCCCAGGCCCCGGAAGAAGCGATCCTCGGCGGCATAGCCGACCTGGGCCTCGATCCCGCCCAACTGACCATCATCCACGGCTCCACCGTGGCCACCAACGCGGCCTTGGAGGGCAAGGGGGTGCGCACCGCGTTCATCACCAACCGCGGTTTCGGCGACATGCTCAGCATCGGCCGCCAGGCGCGGCGTGAACTCTATGATCTGCAGCCCGAGCCCGTCGCCCCGCCGGTGCCGCCCGATCTGTGTCTGGAAACGGGCGGGCGCATCGCTGCCGACGGCACGTTGCTCGAAGCGCTGAGCGCCGATGACCTGAAGCATTTGCGCGAGCAACTGCAGCAACTCAAGCCCGAGGCGGTGGCCATCAACCTGCTGTTCTCCTTTATCGACGCGCGCGCCGAGCAGGCCATTGAGGACATCGTGCCAAAAGATATTTTTGTATCCCGGTCTTCCGCCATCCTGCCCGAATACAAGGAATACGAGCGCGGCATCACCACCTGGCTCAACGCCTGGATCGGGCCACGGGTGGAACAGTATCTGCAGCGCCTGCAACACGGCCTGCCGCAAACGCCCATCGCCGTGATGCAAAGCTCCGGCGGCACCCTCGCCGCGGCGCAGGCCGGCCGGCTGGCGGTGCACATGCTGCTCTCCGGACCGGCGGGCGGCCTGGCCGGGGCACGCTATATCGGTGCCCTGGCCGGGCATGAACGCTTGCTCACCTTCGACATGGGCGGCACCTCCACCGACGTCGCCCTGATCGACGGCGAACCGCGCCTCACCAGTGAGGGCCATATCGGTCCCTATCCGGTGGCGGTGCCCATGGTGGACATGCATACCATCGGCGCCGGCGGCGGCTCCATCGCCTGGATCGACGCCGGCGGTCTGCTGCAGGTGGGCCCCGAATCGGCCGGCGCCGATCCCGGTCCCGCCTGTTACGGCCGCGGTGGCGCGCACGCCACCGTCACCGACGCCAACCTGCTGCTCGGGCGACTGCGCCCCGACGCCTTTCTCGGCGGCGAGATGCCACTCGATCCGGACGCCGCCCATGCCGCGGTCCGACAACTGGCGCATCAACTCAAACTCAGCATAGAGGACACCGCCGAAGGTATCATCCGCATCGCCGACGAACACATGGGCCAGGCCTTGCGGGTCATCTCCATCCAGCGTGGCATGGATCCGCGAGCATTCACCTTAATGCCCTTCGGCGGCGCTGGCGGGCTGCATGTCTGCGCCCTGGCCGAGGCGCTGGGCATGGACCGCGCCCTGGTGCCGATCCAGGGCGGCGTGCTGTCGGCCTTCGGCATGCTGGTGGCGCGGCGCAGCCGCGAGCTGTCGCACACCATCGCCGCCGAGCTGGAGCACATACACGCGCAAACGCTGGAACAGGAATTTCAAAACCTGGAACAGAAGGCCTTGGCGGCCTTGGCCGATGAAGGCATTGCTGCCGGGCAGGTCAGCCTGGAGCGCTCACTGGACCTGCGCTATCGCGGCCAGGCCTTCAGCCTCAATATCCCCTGGCAGGGCCTGGCACACAGCGGCGCAGCGTTTCACCAGACGCATGAACAACGCTACGGCCACCGTCTACAGCACGCGGTGGAACTGGTGAATATTCGTCTGCGCGCGCACGGTCCGGCACCCGAGTTACATATTCCGGTCTTGGCTAAAAACGCCGCGCCCGGCGCCGCCTCCGATGAGGCCAGATTGCACGGCATCAGCCAGCCGGTCAGCGTATTGGATCGAGCGCGGCTCGCGGCGGGGCAGCAAATCGACGGGCCCGCCTTGATTACCGAGACCGTGGCGACGACCTTAATTGCCGACCACTGGCGCTGTCGCGTCGATGACTACGGCAATCTGCTGCTCACGCGACAACACCGGCGATCGGGATAA
- a CDS encoding ABC transporter ATP-binding protein, whose protein sequence is MTLSDALIQVDQVSRFYGPLCALKEISFEVQKGEVLGFLGPNGAGKSTTMQILSGNLAPSAGRVMICGIDLLDKPKQAKALLGYLPDQPPVYRELTVDEYLLYCARLNRIPAAQRRQALDLAKQRCGLADVGRRLIGNLSKGYRQRVGIAQAIIHAPAVVILDEPTVGLDPIQIREIRALIRELRTDHSVILSTHILPEVQAVCDRVQIINKGELVLSDSIAGLQQRMRGDSLLLTLRNPPAVPALEQVAGAGQVEALGDGRFRVHAPDLEAQGESLVMAAVQHGWGLYELSPERLTLEQIFVDITTTEQAHDANAEAAA, encoded by the coding sequence ATGACATTGTCGGATGCGTTGATACAGGTCGATCAGGTCAGCCGTTTTTACGGCCCCTTATGCGCTCTGAAGGAAATCAGTTTCGAGGTGCAAAAGGGCGAAGTGCTGGGCTTCTTGGGGCCCAACGGCGCCGGCAAATCCACCACCATGCAAATCCTCAGCGGCAATCTGGCGCCCAGCGCCGGGCGGGTGATGATCTGCGGCATCGACCTGTTGGACAAGCCCAAACAAGCCAAGGCCCTGCTCGGTTACCTGCCCGACCAGCCGCCGGTGTATCGCGAACTCACGGTGGATGAGTATCTGCTTTATTGTGCCCGACTCAACCGTATCCCGGCGGCGCAGCGGCGCCAGGCCCTAGACCTGGCCAAGCAGCGTTGCGGGCTTGCCGACGTGGGCCGGCGCTTGATCGGCAATCTCTCCAAGGGCTACCGCCAGCGCGTCGGCATCGCCCAGGCGATAATTCATGCCCCGGCGGTGGTGATCCTGGACGAGCCCACGGTCGGCCTCGATCCCATCCAGATCCGCGAGATTCGTGCCCTCATCCGCGAGCTGCGCACCGATCACAGTGTGATTCTGTCCACGCACATCCTGCCCGAGGTGCAGGCGGTGTGCGACCGGGTGCAGATTATCAACAAGGGCGAACTGGTGCTCAGCGACAGCATCGCCGGTCTGCAACAGCGTATGCGCGGCGACAGCCTGTTGCTGACGCTGCGCAATCCGCCGGCAGTGCCGGCCTTGGAGCAGGTGGCCGGCGCGGGCCAGGTGGAGGCGCTGGGCGACGGCCGTTTTCGTGTGCATGCCCCCGACTTGGAAGCCCAGGGCGAGTCCTTGGTGATGGCGGCGGTGCAACACGGCTGGGGGCTGTATGAGCTGAGTCCCGAACGTTTGACCCTGGAGCAGATCTTCGTCGACATCACCACCACCGAGCAGGCCCACGACGCCAACGCGGAGGCGGCGGCATGA
- a CDS encoding ABC transporter permease, with translation MMIFTIAGRELRSLFISPLAWSILAVVQLILAYMFLTQLDLFMNLQSRLLGMAGAPGVTEIIAAPLFGNAAVVLLLVVPMLTMRLVSEERRSQTLSLLFSAPLSMTEIVLGKFLGVMGFLLIMVLLIVLMPLSLLLGGGLDFGMLAAGALGLILLLAAFAAVGLFMSTLTVQPTIAAVSSFGVLLLLWIIDWAGNTGSGQASELFAYVSLLRHFESLLKGVFDSADVLYYLLFVTLFLVLSIRRLDAERLQH, from the coding sequence ATGATGATCTTCACCATCGCCGGGCGCGAACTGCGCAGCCTGTTTATCTCACCGTTGGCCTGGTCCATCCTGGCGGTGGTGCAGTTGATCCTGGCCTACATGTTTCTCACCCAGCTGGATCTGTTCATGAACCTGCAGTCGCGCCTGCTGGGCATGGCAGGGGCGCCCGGCGTGACCGAGATCATCGCCGCGCCGCTGTTCGGCAATGCCGCGGTGGTGTTGTTGCTGGTGGTGCCCATGCTGACCATGCGCCTGGTGAGCGAGGAGCGTCGCAGCCAGACCCTGAGTCTGTTGTTTTCGGCGCCCCTGTCCATGACGGAGATTGTGCTGGGTAAGTTTCTCGGTGTGATGGGGTTTCTGCTGATCATGGTGTTGCTGATCGTGCTCATGCCGCTGTCGCTGTTGTTGGGCGGCGGCCTTGACTTCGGTATGCTGGCGGCGGGGGCGTTGGGATTGATCCTGTTGCTGGCTGCCTTCGCCGCCGTCGGTCTGTTCATGTCCACCCTGACCGTGCAGCCCACCATCGCCGCGGTGAGCAGTTTCGGGGTGCTGTTGCTGCTTTGGATTATCGATTGGGCCGGCAACACCGGGTCCGGCCAGGCCAGCGAACTGTTCGCCTATGTGTCGCTGTTGCGCCACTTCGAGTCGTTGCTCAAGGGGGTGTTCGACAGCGCGGATGTGCTCTATTACCTGCTCTTCGTGACCCTGTTTCTGGTCCTGAGTATCCGCCGGCTCGATGCCGAGCGGCTGCAGCATTGA
- a CDS encoding ABC transporter yields MGLLGWLSEHYSFQADWTANNRNTLSPASVAVLEQMPEPIEVSAFTADSGTLKQHIQDLLARYQRYKSDVRLHFVNPDTEPQQVREQGITTDGELVLEYQGRSEKVSELNEQSITNSLQRLSRSAERWIVFVEGHGERSPFGQANHDLQSWAQQLQAKGLRVQGLNLATAGTVPDNTSVLVIAGPQVNYLPGEVRLIEDYVARGGNLLWLADPDGLYGLEPLAEQLGITFEPGVIVDPTAQMFAIDDPTFAIVGDYGLHPLVEGFNTLTIFPYAAGVELELQGDWQGETLLLTTARSWSETGVLAGEIGFDELQDVPGPLSLAAALRRTLDDASGATADGAEQRVVVMGDGDFLSNAYLGNGGNLDLGMNMANWLSSDDQLIAIPAKTALDSSLTLSQTQSMIIGFGFLLVLPALLLISGLIIWLKRRKA; encoded by the coding sequence ATCGGCCTGTTGGGCTGGCTCAGCGAACACTATTCCTTCCAGGCCGACTGGACCGCCAATAACCGCAATACCCTGTCGCCGGCCAGCGTGGCGGTACTGGAACAAATGCCGGAACCGATTGAGGTGAGCGCCTTCACCGCGGACAGCGGCACCTTGAAACAGCATATCCAGGATCTGCTGGCCCGCTATCAGCGCTACAAGTCGGATGTGCGCCTCCACTTCGTCAATCCCGACACCGAGCCGCAGCAAGTGCGCGAGCAGGGGATTACCACCGACGGTGAGCTGGTGCTTGAATATCAGGGGCGCAGCGAAAAGGTCTCCGAACTCAATGAGCAAAGCATTACCAACAGCCTGCAACGGCTGTCACGCAGTGCCGAACGCTGGATCGTCTTCGTCGAGGGGCATGGCGAGCGCAGTCCCTTCGGCCAGGCCAATCACGATCTGCAGTCCTGGGCGCAGCAGCTACAGGCCAAGGGCTTGCGCGTGCAGGGGCTGAATCTGGCCACGGCCGGGACGGTGCCGGACAACACCAGCGTGCTGGTCATCGCCGGACCCCAGGTGAATTATCTGCCCGGCGAGGTGAGGTTGATCGAAGACTACGTGGCACGCGGCGGCAATCTGCTGTGGCTGGCCGACCCCGACGGCCTGTACGGCCTGGAGCCGCTGGCGGAGCAGTTGGGCATCACCTTCGAGCCGGGGGTGATCGTCGATCCCACCGCGCAGATGTTCGCCATCGACGATCCGACCTTCGCCATCGTCGGCGATTACGGCCTCCATCCCCTGGTGGAAGGCTTTAATACCCTGACTATTTTCCCCTACGCCGCCGGTGTGGAGTTGGAGCTGCAGGGCGACTGGCAGGGCGAGACTCTGCTGTTGACCACGGCGCGCAGCTGGTCCGAGACCGGTGTGCTGGCGGGCGAAATCGGCTTCGACGAGTTGCAGGATGTGCCCGGTCCGCTGAGCCTGGCCGCCGCCCTGAGGCGCACCCTGGACGATGCCTCGGGCGCAACGGCGGACGGCGCCGAGCAGCGCGTAGTGGTGATGGGCGACGGTGATTTCCTCTCCAACGCCTATCTCGGCAACGGCGGCAATCTGGACCTGGGCATGAACATGGCCAATTGGCTCAGCAGCGATGACCAGCTCATCGCCATCCCGGCCAAGACAGCGCTGGACAGTTCCCTGACCCTGTCCCAGACCCAGTCCATGATCATCGGCTTCGGTTTTCTGCTGGTGCTGCCGGCGCTGCTGCTGATCAGCGGCCTGATCATCTGGCTGAAACGACGCAAGGCGTGA
- a CDS encoding cytochrome oxidase yields MTGQGQPWAEDKVYIRYTLWFVYACIIYSIIGFSWGALMGGITDFRHFVDHRLHGNLIVRAHTHINLLGWVEMAIFAGVYYIIPRLVKRHIYSVTLVKVHFWIHNIGLIGMVLLFTIAGVLGGSASVSMSPDEVEQIVKPWLAAMGMFGTLVLLANCIWAYNLARTCIGWEKNY; encoded by the coding sequence GTGACAGGTCAAGGGCAACCCTGGGCAGAAGACAAAGTCTATATTCGTTATACTCTTTGGTTTGTTTATGCTTGTATAATATATAGCATTATCGGGTTTTCCTGGGGGGCCTTGATGGGCGGGATTACCGACTTCCGCCACTTTGTCGATCACCGCTTACACGGCAACCTGATCGTGCGTGCCCATACCCACATCAACTTGCTTGGTTGGGTGGAAATGGCTATATTTGCCGGTGTTTATTATATAATTCCCCGTCTTGTAAAGCGCCATATCTATAGTGTCACCTTGGTAAAGGTCCATTTTTGGATCCACAATATCGGGTTGATAGGCATGGTGTTGCTGTTTACGATTGCCGGGGTTCTCGGGGGGTCCGCCAGCGTCTCCATGTCGCCTGACGAGGTGGAGCAGATTGTGAAACCCTGGTTGGCTGCTATGGGTATGTTCGGAACACTCGTATTGCTGGCCAATTGTATCTGGGCGTATAATTTGGCCAGGACCTGTATTGGCTGGGAAAAGAACTACTAG
- a CDS encoding cytochrome C oxidase — protein sequence MLKYLFTRSEDIPPGTAAVYFGFSSIIWFVVGTGLGSFNAAKLAFPDFVTGSELFSFGHMRQVHVLAVVFGWISMAFAMTMMYITPALGNTKLWSEKLAVWNCFLWNIGLSLGLTMLWGGMSSGREYSDFPWIVDLAIVAFVFMPLMINVLMTIVTRRTQGIYVTNWFFGGSIFAVTIVFLVGNSPEWFNLTGLSEAYLTWWFAHNVLGLWITPVAAAIAYYTVPKVTGNPLYSHRIGHLHFWSIIVFYSTPAAHHLMSSPLPEWLKSFASVEGVLILVPAIAFVSNILLTMAGKWHMFVENIEIKFTITGVLLAIPLNMQGGFQQTRAINWYVHGTGWIVAHAHLALLGMSTFLEIAAVYFGLQTVLRRKVYSLALANFHFWFVLIGFVIYWVSMTIAGLIQGAGKIYEVPYIDVVIAEHPYMIARWIGGTMVFTGNIVWLYNMYMTAKAGTEIPEGRLPHELAYER from the coding sequence ATGTTGAAATACTTGTTCACGAGAAGTGAGGATATCCCGCCAGGCACGGCTGCGGTATACTTTGGTTTCTCGTCTATTATCTGGTTTGTGGTCGGCACAGGCCTGGGTTCATTTAATGCGGCGAAGCTCGCGTTCCCTGATTTTGTAACGGGGTCGGAGCTCTTTTCGTTTGGCCATATGCGCCAAGTTCACGTGTTGGCGGTAGTCTTCGGCTGGATTTCCATGGCGTTTGCCATGACGATGATGTATATCACGCCGGCATTGGGTAATACCAAGCTGTGGTCCGAAAAGCTGGCTGTGTGGAACTGCTTCCTGTGGAACATAGGCCTGTCTCTCGGCTTGACTATGCTGTGGGGCGGCATGAGTTCAGGTCGTGAATATTCCGATTTTCCCTGGATTGTCGATCTGGCTATCGTCGCCTTTGTCTTCATGCCTTTGATGATCAATGTGTTGATGACCATCGTTACGCGTCGTACGCAGGGTATCTATGTCACCAACTGGTTCTTCGGTGGCAGCATTTTCGCGGTTACGATTGTGTTTTTGGTGGGTAACAGCCCGGAGTGGTTCAATCTGACGGGTTTGAGTGAGGCCTATCTGACTTGGTGGTTCGCTCATAACGTGCTGGGTCTTTGGATTACCCCGGTTGCGGCCGCGATTGCGTATTACACCGTTCCTAAGGTAACCGGTAATCCGCTGTATTCGCATCGTATCGGCCATTTGCACTTCTGGTCTATTATAGTGTTTTATTCGACGCCCGCCGCTCACCATCTCATGTCATCGCCGCTGCCTGAGTGGCTGAAATCATTCGCATCTGTAGAAGGGGTGTTGATTCTGGTGCCTGCAATCGCGTTTGTGTCCAACATTCTCCTGACAATGGCGGGTAAGTGGCATATGTTCGTCGAGAACATTGAAATCAAATTCACCATTACCGGTGTTCTGTTGGCGATTCCCTTGAACATGCAGGGCGGTTTTCAGCAGACTCGCGCCATTAACTGGTATGTGCACGGGACCGGCTGGATCGTCGCGCATGCCCATCTGGCGTTGCTGGGCATGTCTACATTCCTGGAAATTGCGGCAGTGTATTTCGGTCTGCAGACCGTTCTGCGTCGTAAGGTGTATTCCCTGGCACTGGCCAACTTCCACTTCTGGTTCGTATTGATCGGGTTCGTGATTTACTGGGTGTCTATGACCATCGCAGGTTTGATCCAGGGCGCGGGAAAGATCTATGAGGTTCCCTATATCGACGTCGTAATCGCCGAGCATCCGTATATGATCGCTCGTTGGATCGGCGGCACGATGGTGTTCACAGGCAATATAGTCTGGCTGTACAACATGTACATGACAGCCAAGGCTGGTACTGAAATCCCAGAAGGCCGTCTGCCGCACGAACTGGCTTACGAACGTTAA